The proteins below come from a single Perca flavescens isolate YP-PL-M2 chromosome 8, PFLA_1.0, whole genome shotgun sequence genomic window:
- the LOC114560270 gene encoding protein PML, whose protein sequence is MQTSDSDGVGKSQQSLVFFDLETTGLNQSCEIVQLAAVSGSHSLNLYVIPRCRMQRGAARVTGFRVRRQRLYLHRQLVLTNSLREVLVSFIAFLQMLRGPLVIGHNIRRFDCPLLARALDELDLRAEFESAVSGCVDTLPLAREMLKDRGLQSFRQENLVRELLGVSYKAHDALEDVRALQALFSVLQPTPELICRHRFTLDTMENKPDVKAAKSKVPCKPPEQRTLWEDFRQTGKKEDKATS, encoded by the exons ATGCAAACATCTGATTCAGACGGAGTTGGAAAGTCTCAACAGTCGCTGGTTTTCTTTGACTTGGAGACAACTGGACTGA ATCAGAGTTGTGAGATTGTCCAGCTGGCTGCAGTGAGTGGAAGCCACTCTCTCAACCTCTACGTCATCCCTCGGTGTCGAATGCAGCGAGGAGCAGCCAGAGTGACCGGCTTCAGGGTCCGCAGACAGAGATTGTACCTCCATCGACAACTTGTCCTCACCAACTCCCTGCGAGAAGTCCTGGTCTCCTTTATAGCTTTTCTTCAGATGCTCAGAGGCCCGCTTGTCATTGGCCACAACATCCGCCGCTTCGACTGTCCGCTGTTGGCTCGAGCTCTCGATGAACTGGACCTCAGGGCAGAGTTTGAGTCGGCAGTCTCCGGCTGTGTTGACACTCTACCACTGGCTCGGGAGATGCTGAAGGACCGCGGCCTCCAGAGTTTTCGACAGGAGAACCTGGTCAGGGAACTCCTGGGTGTGAGCTACAAGGCCCATGACGCTTTGGAGGATGTGCGGGCATTACAAGCACTGTTTAGTGTGCTTCAGCCCACACCAGAATTGATCTGTAGGCATAGGTTTACTCTGGACACCATGGAAAACAAACCTGATGTCAAAGCTGCTAAATCTAAAGTGCCCTGTAAGCCGCCAGAACAGCGCACCCTGTGGGAGGacttcagacagacagggaagaAAGAAGACAAAGCCACAAGTTAA
- the mpi gene encoding mannose-6-phosphate isomerase: protein MEEVRVFPLTCAVQNYAWGKVGLDSEVAKLVVGGDPVAVVADGKPYAELWMGAHPKGDAQIKDNRIAQTTLGQWIAHFPACLGSKVKDTFQGQLPFLFKVLSVNTALSIQAHPNRELAARLHAQFPEHYPDNNHKPEMAIALTRFQGLCGFRPVEEILGFLKSVPEFHALVGNEAAGELLCSMGDAVLTSQVLKKCFTRMMNCEKKVFVDQLNMLVKRVTEEGAAGKDTSSSNGDMLLRLHSQYPGDIGCFSIYFLNHIVLDPGQAMFLGANEPHAYLYGDCIECMACSDNTVRAGLTPKYIDVNTLCEMLNYSPAPASSKIFPCVQDASDPCVSLYDPPVPDFTVMRIQVPASVKQYTVAPVDSASILLVIEGDATATSAAALSDVTLRRGTVLFVSANESVSLHITSQSGMDMFRACCLL, encoded by the exons ATGGAGGAAGTGAGAG tgtttcctctgaCCTGTGCCGTGCAAAATTATGCGTGGGGGAAGGTCGGGTTGGATAGTGAAGTGGCCAAACTCGTGGTTGGTGGAGACCCAGTAGCTGTTGTAGCGGATGGCAAGCCCTATGCAGAG CTGTGGATGGGTGCCCATCCAAAAGGTGATGCCCAGATTAAAGACAACAGGATTGCACAGACCACTCTGGGCCAGTGGATCGCCCACTTCCCTGCCTGCCTTGGCTCCAAAGTCAAAGACACCTTCCAGGGCCAGCTGCCCTTCCTCTTCAAAGTCCTCTCTGTCAACACAGCGTTGTCCATACAGGCCCACCCCAACAGA GAGTTAGCTGCTCGTCTCCATGCTCAGTTTCCGGAGCACTATCCAGACAACAACCACAAGCCGGAGATGGCCATTGCTCTCACCCGCTTTCAGGGCCTCTGTGGCTTCAGACCAGTGGAGGAGATCCTGGGATTTCTTAAAT CTGTCCCAGAGTTCCATGCTCTGGTGGGCAACGAGGCAGCAGGGGAGCTGCTGTGCAGCATGGGAGATGCGGTTCTTACGAGCCAGGTGCTGAAGAAGTGCTTCACCAGGATGATGAACTGTGAGAAGAAGGTGTTCGTAGATCAGCTCAACATGCTGGTCAAGAGAGTCACAGAAGAGG GTGCAGCAGGGAAGGACACATCAAGCAGCAACGGGGATATGCTACTCCGTCTCCACTCCCAGTATCCCGGAGACATCGGCTGCTTCTCCATCTACTTCCTCAACCACATTGTCCTGGATCCAGGCCAGGCCATGTTTCTGGGAGCCAACGAGCCTCACGCTTACCTTTACGGAG ACTGTATCGAGTGTATGGCCTGCTCAGACAACACGGTGAGGGCCGGTCTGACACCGAAATACATTGATGTCAACACGCTGTGTGAGATGCTGAACTACAGCCCAGCCCCCGCCAGCTCCAAAATCTTCCCATGTGTCCAGGATGCTTCAGATCCCTGCGTGTCCCTGTACGACCCCCCAGTGCCAGACTTTACTGTCATGAGAATACAG GTCCCAGCCTCGGTGAAGCAATACACTGTGGCTCCGGTCGACAGCGCCAGCATCCTCCTGGTCATCGAAGGCGACGCCACGGCAACCTCCGCTGCCGCCCTCTCTGACGTCACGCTGAGGCGGGGCACCGTCCTGTTTGTCTCGGCCAACGAGAGCGTCTCCCTGCACATCACCTCCCAGTCAGGGATGGACATGTTCCGAGCCTGCTGCCTCCTGTAG